The genomic segment TGGGTCTACTATGAATCGTCGTGGGGCGAACCGGAGAGCGACCGGGTCGCCTGCAGGCAAATGGAAAAGCGGTCCAGCTTTTTCCGCCGCCGCGTTGGCTTGGGCAAGAAGCGAACGCACAATTGGCAAGTCTGTGCTGGTCCACGGTTCGCGAGGACTGTACCTGGCAGGCTGGCTTGAGGAGTCAAAAAAGCCTTGAAGGCTGGTGTCTTGGAAACGCCGTTGCGCGTCCGGACACAGCAAGCGCGGATGTCTCACTTCCGATTACGGCGCCGTTTGGTGCTGTTATCGGTGAGGGATAGGCATTCGGGGTAATGGCGCTTGCGAAGCGGCGAAATCGCGATCTTGCTGATTCTAAGCCCATCCTATTCGAGGGGCTTGTCAGACGAATCCGATCCCAGGCGTGAGTGCGCCCATGATGCGCCTGCGCTTCGCTAAGTCTTTATTTCCAGCACGGCGATGACTCCGCCAAGGGGCAGCGGACATAGAAGGGCACTACACCATGAGCATGCCGGACTACGACGCAGGATGTTACGAACAAGACCATCGCCCGCAGGTGACGGTTCACCGGCTCCCTCGGGCGTGGCAACGCATCAACACCGTTCGCAAACAACAGGGCGTTTCGCTGCGCAAGGTCGCCCGACACTTGCACACCGACGTTCGCACGTTGCGACATGAAGAAGAAGAAACCACGGACCTGACGATCAGCCGACTCTATGAGTGGCAGCAGGTCCTCGAAGTGCCGATCTCGGAATTGTTGATCGATTCCGAGGCGCCTCTGTCCAGCCCAGTGCAGGACCGAGCGCGTTTGGTCCGGATCATGAAAACGGTCGGGGCGATCCTCGAGAAGGTCAAGGATCCCTCGGTCCGTCGCATGGCCCAGAACCTCTCGGACATGCTGGTCGAGATGATGCCGGAATTGAAGGACGTGGGCGCCTGGCATTCCGTCGGCCAGCGCCGCACCTTGGACGAAATGGGCAGGATCGTCGAGCGATCCTACTCCGAAGAAGTGTTTCGCAATCTGCCATGAGGCCCCGCGCGGCCAGTAACTGAGTTGGGGAAATGCAGAATGCTCATGGCCCCGGGAACTGTGTTCCCGGGGCCATGTTTTTTGGCTGGCCCTTTGGCGCGGCTGACGCCTCGTCCAATCGCGAGTGTCCGCTATACTCGGCGGCATGACGGATCGCACTCAGCTTCGCCGCCTGGCCGCGCAACAGTTGGAAAGCCTCGCTCGGGCCGGCGTGACGCACTTGCCGCGCGTGGCGACAAAGACACGGTCCAAGTTGCCCGCAACACCGCCCGCTGAGCCCCCGCCTTCCGCCCCGGCGGTCGTGGCGGAGGTGAGCGCAGCGATGTCGCGTGAAGGTCGCGCCGCCGCACTCAAGGTGCTGCAAACCGAAGTCGCCGGTTGCACGCGCTGCCAGGAGTTGGCCGCCACGCGGACGCAAACCGTGTTCGGCGTCGGCAACATCACGCCGCGCCTGGTCTTCATGGGCGAGGCCCCAGGTGCGGACGAAGACAAGCAAGGGATTCCGTTCGTCGGCCGCGCCGGCCAATTGTTGACGAAAATCATCGAGGCCTGCACCTTGCGCCGCGAGGACGTGTATATCCTCAACACGCTCAAGTGTCGCCCGCCGGAAAACCGCAATCCCGAGCCGGACGAAGTCTTGAACTGCCGCGGTTTTTTCGAGCGGCAGATCGATCTCCTGCAACCCGAATACATCTGCTGCCTCGGCGGCGTGGCGGCAAAGTCGCTGTTGAACTCGGAGCTGTCGATCGGCAAGCTCCGCAAAACGTTCCACCAATACCGCGGCATCCCGGTCCTCTGCACCTACCACCCGTCGTACTTGTTGCGCAACCCCGAAGCCAAACGCGACGTCTGGGAAGACATGCAGCTGTTGATGAGAAGGATGGGAATTGTGCTGCCAGGCAAATGACGAAGTTCTAAATCTGAATGTCGAATCAAATCTGAATGACGAATGACTAAAGGAGTTCGTGCGATCCCCCAGCTTTCGTCATTCGGATTTCAAATTTGATTCGACATTCCGATTTAGAAATTCGTCATTCCCCTTACCCCTCCCGCCCGTTGACCGCCCTTCTCCGTCGCTTCTATAATCCGGCCTCACTGACACCGCAAGCGAGCATCCTGCGATGAAGATTCACGAATACCAGGCGAAAGAACTCCTGCGCAAAGCCGGCGTGGCAGTGCCGCGCTGCCTTGTGGCGCGAACGCCGGATGAGGCCAAGGCCGCTTACCAGCAACTTGGCGGTTCGATCGCGGTCGTCAAGGCGCAGATTCATGCCGGCGGCCGCGGCAAGGGGACCGTCAAGGGCAATGACAAGCAGCGCGGCGTGCAGCTCGTAAAGAGCGCCGACGAAGCCGCGCTGGTTGCCAAGAATCTGATCGGCCAGGAATTGGTAACGATTCAGACCGGTCCCGAGGGACGCATCGTCAACCAGGTGCTCGTCGAGGAAGGCTGCGACATCGGCCGCGAACTGTATCTCGGCATCGTGGTCGATCGCGCCTCGTACGGCCCGGTGTTGATGGTCTCCAGCGAAGGGGGCGTCAATATCGAGGAAGTCGCCGAGAAGACCCCGGAGCTGATTTTCAAAGAACGCTTCGACCCAGCTTACGGGTTGCAAAGCTATCAGGTCCGCAAGCTCTGCGAGAAGCTCGGCATCACCGGCGCGAGCGTCCGCTCGGCCGAGTCGTTCATGAAGGGCTTGTGCAAGTTCTTCGTGCAAAGCGATTGCAGCCTGGCGGAAATCAATCCGCTAGTGGTGACAAAGTCCGGCGAGCTCATTGCCCTCGACGCCAAGATGACGTTCGACGACAACGCGATGTTCCGCCACAAGGACTTGCTGGAACTGCGCGACCTGAACGAAGAAGAACCGCTGGAAATCAAGGCCGCCAACGCCGGCCTCAGCTACGTGAAACTCGACGGCAACATCGGCTGCCTGGTCAACGGGGCCGGACTGGCGATGAGCACAATGGATCTCATCAAGCTGCACGGCGGCGAGCCGGCCAACTTCCTCGACGTTGGCGGCGGCGCGAACGAGGCGCAAGTCACCGAGGCCTTCCGCATTCTGCTCTCCGACAAGAACGTGAAAGCGGTGCTGGTCAACATCTTCGGCGGCATCATGCGATGCACGACGATCGCCAACGCGGTGGTCGCGGCCTACAAGTCGGTCGGCTTCAACGTCCCGCTTGTCGTACGACTGGAAGGCACTGAAGTCGCCGAAGGCCGCAAGATCCTGGCCGAAAGCGGCGCCGCGATCATCAGCGCCGAAGGCCTGACCGACGCGGCCAAGAAAGTGGTGGCCTCCGTGAGCGCGTAGTCCGTTTCGACATAGTTTGAAGTTTTCAGTGTTCAGTTTTTGTCAACTCGCTTTCCACTGAAAACTGAAAACTGAAAACTGAAAACTGAAAACTCTTTCCCATTCGTCATTCAGATTTAGAAATTCGACATTCCCCACCATGAGCATCCTCATCAACCGCGAGACGCGCGTCATTTGCCAAGGCATCACCGGCAAGGTGGGCGCGTTTCATACCAAGGGGTGCAAGGAATACGGCACCAAAATGGTCGCCGGCGTCACGCCTGGGAAGAAAGGCGAGCAAGTCGAAGGCGTCCCGGTCTTCGATACGGTTGACGAGGCGGTTCGCGAAACCGGCGCGAATGCCACGATGATCTTCGTACCGCCGGCCTTCACCGCTGACGCCATACTGGAAGCGTGCGACGCCGGCATCGGCGTGATTATCGCGATCACCGAGGGCGTGCCGGTCCTCGATATGGTCCGCGTTTACGAGGTCATCAAACGCAGCAACTCGATCCTCGTCGGGCCGAATTGCCCCGGCGTGATCACGCCCGAGGAATGCAAGATCGGCATCATGCCTGGCTACATTCACAAAAAGGGCCCGGTCGGCGTGATGAGCCGCTCGGGCACGTTGACCTACGAAGCGGTCTGGCAATTGACCAGTCTCGGCCTCGGACAATCGACCTGCGTGGGCCTCGGCGGCGATCCGATCGTCGGGATGTCGTTCATCGATCTCTTGAAGCTCTACCAGGCCGACCCGGCCACCGAAGCCATCCTGATGATGGGCGAAATCGGCGGCACCGCTGAAGAAGAGGCCGCCGCGTACGTGAAAGCCCACGTCACCAAGCCGGTCGCGGCATTCATCGCTGGCCGCACCGCGCCGCCGGGCCGCCGCATGGGTCACGCCGGCGCGATCATCTCCGGCGGCAAAGGCACGGCCAAAGAAAAAGTCGCCGCCCTTCAAGACG from the Planctomycetia bacterium genome contains:
- the sucC gene encoding ADP-forming succinate--CoA ligase subunit beta — translated: MKIHEYQAKELLRKAGVAVPRCLVARTPDEAKAAYQQLGGSIAVVKAQIHAGGRGKGTVKGNDKQRGVQLVKSADEAALVAKNLIGQELVTIQTGPEGRIVNQVLVEEGCDIGRELYLGIVVDRASYGPVLMVSSEGGVNIEEVAEKTPELIFKERFDPAYGLQSYQVRKLCEKLGITGASVRSAESFMKGLCKFFVQSDCSLAEINPLVVTKSGELIALDAKMTFDDNAMFRHKDLLELRDLNEEEPLEIKAANAGLSYVKLDGNIGCLVNGAGLAMSTMDLIKLHGGEPANFLDVGGGANEAQVTEAFRILLSDKNVKAVLVNIFGGIMRCTTIANAVVAAYKSVGFNVPLVVRLEGTEVAEGRKILAESGAAIISAEGLTDAAKKVVASVSA
- the sucD gene encoding succinate--CoA ligase subunit alpha, with translation MSILINRETRVICQGITGKVGAFHTKGCKEYGTKMVAGVTPGKKGEQVEGVPVFDTVDEAVRETGANATMIFVPPAFTADAILEACDAGIGVIIAITEGVPVLDMVRVYEVIKRSNSILVGPNCPGVITPEECKIGIMPGYIHKKGPVGVMSRSGTLTYEAVWQLTSLGLGQSTCVGLGGDPIVGMSFIDLLKLYQADPATEAILMMGEIGGTAEEEAAAYVKAHVTKPVAAFIAGRTAPPGRRMGHAGAIISGGKGTAKEKVAALQDAGIEVADSPADMGAALVRAMKRK
- a CDS encoding uracil-DNA glycosylase; translated protein: MTDRTQLRRLAAQQLESLARAGVTHLPRVATKTRSKLPATPPAEPPPSAPAVVAEVSAAMSREGRAAALKVLQTEVAGCTRCQELAATRTQTVFGVGNITPRLVFMGEAPGADEDKQGIPFVGRAGQLLTKIIEACTLRREDVYILNTLKCRPPENRNPEPDEVLNCRGFFERQIDLLQPEYICCLGGVAAKSLLNSELSIGKLRKTFHQYRGIPVLCTYHPSYLLRNPEAKRDVWEDMQLLMRRMGIVLPGK
- a CDS encoding helix-turn-helix transcriptional regulator → MSMPDYDAGCYEQDHRPQVTVHRLPRAWQRINTVRKQQGVSLRKVARHLHTDVRTLRHEEEETTDLTISRLYEWQQVLEVPISELLIDSEAPLSSPVQDRARLVRIMKTVGAILEKVKDPSVRRMAQNLSDMLVEMMPELKDVGAWHSVGQRRTLDEMGRIVERSYSEEVFRNLP